CAAATAGAGTGTGTGATGCCTTCTATGCTGTCGCTCAGTCCGTGTGCCCAGTCGTACATAGGATAAATGCACCACACATCGCCGGTGCGGTGGTGATGTGCTTTTTTGATGCGGTACATCAGGGGGTCGCGCAGGTGCATATTGGGCGAAGCCATATCTATTTTGGCACGCAACACACATTCACCTTCTTCAAAATCGCCGCGCCGCATACGCTCAAAAAGCTCCAGATTTTCGGCTACACCTGTATCACGGCAGGGGCTGTTTTTTCCGGCTTCGGTGGGTGTGCCCTTCATAGCAGCGATGGCTTCGGCACTGCTGAAATCGACGTATGCTTTGCCAGCTTTGATGAGTTGCACGGCATATTGATATAATTGTTCGAAGTAGTCGGAGGCATAGAGTTCAGCGTCCCACTCAAAACCCAGCCAACGCACATCTTCGCGGATAGAGTCCACATATTCTATATCTTCTTTCACGGGGTTGGTATCGTCAAAACGGAGGTTAGTTTTTCCGTTAAAAGTATTTTTCAGCCCAAAATTCAAACAAATACTTTTGGCGTGTCCTATGTGCAAATAGCCGTTGGGTTCGGGCGGAAAACGAGTGTGTACTCTTTTTTGATATTTATTGCTTGCTATATCGTTTACAATAATTTCTTCAATAAAATTTAAAACTTTTTTTTCTTCCGACATAATGAATAACTGAATAATGTATATATAAAATGTATTCTGCCGCAAATATCGCAAAAATAATCAACGCCGTTAGCGGCTTTTTTGTTTTGGCGGCTTTAAAAAATGGTGTATTCCTATATTTTAGCCCGAAACTGCTATCTTTGTCTGCCAAAACAAAGTTTTTTATGGAAGCCATCGGTTATTATGCGGTACGTTTGTTGTTGAGCAGTTTTCGTTTTATGCCTTTTCCGGTATTATACGCCTTGTCGGGTGCGGTACGGGTATTGTTGCAGCATATCATCGGCTATCGCAGCAAAGTAGTAACGGACAATTTGCGCCGTTGTTTTCCTGAAAAAAGCGAAGCCGAATTAAAAAACATCGCCCGCCTTTCTTACCTCAATCTGAGCGATATTACTTTGGAGGCGTTTAAGGGCTATTCGATGAGCGAAGCGGTATTGCAAAAGCGTTTTAAGGTATTAAATGCCGAACTGCCACAGCAATATTTAGATACGGGGCGCAAAGTGATGCTGCTCGGTGCGCATTACGGCAACTGGGAATGGGGCGGTGTGAGTATTCCTTTGAGCTTGAAACAAATGACGGTAGCAGTGTATAAAGCTATGAGCAACAAGCGATTGGAGGAGTATATGTTTCATCAGCGTGCCTATCGCAATTTGTATTTAGCACCCAATTCGCTCACCGAGCCTACTTTTGCCAAATTTGCCAACCAAGCTGTGATGTTGGCTTTGGTAGCCGACCAAAATCCCAGCAATGCCGACCGCGCCTATTGGATAGATTTTGTGGGACAAGACACAGCCTGCATACACGGTCCTGAAAAATACGCCAACCTCTACGATTGTGTAGTGATGTATGGAGAGGTGGAGCGTGTGCGGCGCGGCTACTACGAATTTAAGTATGTGCTGCTCACCGAAACGCCGCGCCAACTGCCCGAAGGCGAACTCACGCGCCGTTATATGGGGCATTTGGAGCAAATTTTACGCCACAAACCCCCAAGATTGGCTCTGGACACACCGCCGTTGGAAACATCAGCGAGAGTCTGTAAAATAAGTCGAGTCAATTTTTTATAACTTTCTGACGATCAATACCCCAATTTAGCTTTAGCTCATCATTATTTGAGTTAAGGGCGTGCCTACCAAGCATTGGTGCGTGCCACATTCCCCCTTTTGAGGCGGTAAGGGGGTGTAAAGAGCAGTTTTTAATCTCAATAAAGTAAGAAACTTTGTCAAAGTTGGAATGCTCAAGCTCTGAGGAGCGCCGCTCAAGCGCTGAGGAGCGCCGCTCAAGCGCTGAGGAGCGCCGCTCAAGCTCTGAGGAGTGCCGCTCAAGCTCTGAGGAGTGCCGCTCAAGCGCTGAGGAGCGCCGCTCAAGCTCTGAGGAGTGCCGCTCAAGCTCTGAGGAGTGCCTACCGAGCATTGAGGAGTGCCTACCGAGCATTGAGGAGTGCCTACCGAGCATTGAGGAGTGCCTACCGAGCATTGAGGAGTGCCTACCGAGCATTGAGGAGTGCCTACCGAGCATTGAGGAGTGCCTACCGAGCATTGAGGAGTGCCTACCGAGCATTGAGGAGTGCCTACCGAGCATTGAGGAGTGCCTACCGAGCATTGAGGAGTGCCTACCGAGCATTGGTCCGTGCCTACCGAGCATTGGTGCGTGCCTACCGAGCATTGGTGCGTGCCTACCGAGCATTGGTGCGTGCCTACCGAGCATTGGTGCGTGCCTACCGAGCATTGGTGCGTGCCTACCGAGCCTGGGTGCGTGCCTACCGAGCATTGGTGCGTGCCTACCGAGCATTGGTGCGTGCCTACCGAGCATTGGTGCGTGCCTACCGAGCATTGGTGCGTGCCTACCGAGCATTGGTGCGTGCCTACCGAGCATTGGTGCGTGCCTACCGAGCATTGGTGCGTGCCAAATTCCCCCTGGGGGGATAAGGGGGTGTAAAGAGCAGTTTTAACTTTGACAAAGTTTGAAACTTTGTCAAAGTTGGAATGCCCAAAGCACTGAGGAGCGGCACTTAGCTATTAGTAAGAGAACAAATTTGAGAAAAAAAACAACATCAGAGATATAAATATACTTATGAGTTGCGTATATTTGCCTATATTGGATTGATATACGCAACTTTGTGCGTATATCTGAATGTTGCCTGTAATTTTCAAAGACCACAACTAAACAAATAATATTATGATTTTAGAAAGACACATTAGACATTTTAAAGATTTTGAAACACAAACATTTGTTTCGACTAAACAACTCTTGAAACTTTTTGACAAGAGAGACGAGTATAAAAATGATTTGCTATCAATTTTCAAAATTGACCCAGCAATAAATAATATTTTTCAAATTGGAAATTGTAAACAACTTTTAAGTTCAATAAACTCTTTAGACAACCAATGCGAAAAGATTGATTTGCCTTCAAAAATTAGAGACATTCAAGTTAAAAAATTACTAGAAAATGAAAAAGCATTGTTTGAAGTTTTCAATGTTAAAAATCCATTTATTCTAAAGAACATAAAAAAAGATTTACTAACCGTTGAGAGCAGGTATTCTGCAAAAAATGATTTACTTGAATATTATAACTTGAGCAAGTTTGCAAATTATCTAAGGGATAATGAGTACGATGATTTAGTTAATACTATAAAAGAGTATCTGAAAGTAAAAAATTCAAAGAATGATGATTCCAAAAATTTACGATTATTATATCACATAGAAGAAAATAAATTTTATTTCAGAGCATTAACGTCAACAAATGATTATAAAGATTTTGGAATAAATTTTTCAGCATTTGTTGCAATAGTTTCATTAAGTAAATTTGTTGACAAAAGCAAAGAAACAATTTATATTGACAATTACTCCGTTGATGACTCAAACATATACGTTTCATTTTCTTTTCAAAACAAACATTCAATTAATAGCAATTTAACTCTGTCGTTTAATTTAATACTTGAAAATGATGAAGTGAAACGCAACGCAGTTGCATTTAATGGACTTTTCAAATTAGAGGTTGAACAGAACAATAAAAAATCGGAAATATTTTTAAAACCTAAAGGCTTAAAGAAAGAAGACACAAATATTCCTGTTGATTTGCTTACCTATCCACATAGAGGAAACGTAAAATCAGTTTACGAAAAAATTGAAGAATTACCAACTCTTATAGAATTCTTCATTAAGCAAGTAAGTCAAGACGCTAAAACTATTTCTAAAATAGAAAGTCCGGATGAAGTAAGAAAATTTATACTATACAAAATCGGACAAGGGAAGAAATCGGAATTTCAAGTATATAAAGATGCTGTAAAAAAGAAACTTGCAAGTATCTCAGTAAACAATACATTTAAACTATTTGAATTATTAAGGCAAGTAGAAGACCTATTTGAGAATGATGATATAATATCTAGAAACTATTGGAGAAGTAAATTATACGAAGCCCTAATTGAAAAAAAATAAAACTACAGGCAACACGAACTGTGCAAAAAACCAAGAAAATTAGTTTGTACAATGAGTAGTGACGAACTTCGTTTGCCAATACCTACTACCGAACTTACTAATTTTACTAATTCAGGGTCTGCCAAAAGTGGGGCAAAAGTGCAAGCCTCAACATTTGGAATTAGCTTTGCTGAATCTTCGATTTCTATTGAACATTATCGTAAATT
The window above is part of the Sphingobacteriales bacterium genome. Proteins encoded here:
- a CDS encoding lysophospholipid acyltransferase family protein, with product MEAIGYYAVRLLLSSFRFMPFPVLYALSGAVRVLLQHIIGYRSKVVTDNLRRCFPEKSEAELKNIARLSYLNLSDITLEAFKGYSMSEAVLQKRFKVLNAELPQQYLDTGRKVMLLGAHYGNWEWGGVSIPLSLKQMTVAVYKAMSNKRLEEYMFHQRAYRNLYLAPNSLTEPTFAKFANQAVMLALVADQNPSNADRAYWIDFVGQDTACIHGPEKYANLYDCVVMYGEVERVRRGYYEFKYVLLTETPRQLPEGELTRRYMGHLEQILRHKPPRLALDTPPLETSARVCKISRVNFL